ATCCTGCGTTACAAGCGCAAGTTTGCTCCTGAGTTCAGCATGTTTTATGTTTTGAATGGGGATACCGTCAATTAATATTTCCCCTTTTTGAGGGGTATAAAACTTAACAATCAATCCGATAATTGATGTCTTTCCCGCACCCGTTGGTCCCACAACGGCAATTCTTTCTCCCGGTTTTATGCGTAAATTGATATCTTTCAGAACCCAGTTCTCCGGGTTTGGAGTATCTTCATAAGAAAACCATACATTTTTAAATTCTATTTCTCCTTTTGTCTTCAAATGCTGGGAAACGGCTTTTTCATCATCGTATTCAAAGTCTTTCGTATCCATAAGCAAGAATATTCTTTCAGCCGCAGCAAGAGAAGACTGGACGGTATCAAGTTTGTGGGAAAAATCTATTATCGGCTGGAACAACAAGCGGATATAACTCGTAAAAGCGACAAGCGTTCCTATGGTTATTTTTGATTGAAGCGCTTCGCCTCCCCCCCACCATATAATAAGAGCAGTCCCGACCGAGAGAAGCAATTCCGTTATGGGCATAAAAGTCCCGTATACAATAACCTGTTTCATATTTGAGTTGTAATACTCTTTATTAACGGCGGTAAACTTATGACAATTTTCCTGCTCGCGATTGAATAGTTTCGTCGTTTTCATTCCCTCGAAATATTCACTAAGTAATACGTTTATTTGCGCCAGCCATTTACGGACGGTGCGGTAAGCCTTTTTTGCTCTAATACGGAAAAGATTAAGGCTTATAACAAGGGGAGGAATTACCAGAAAAGTAATAAGGGATACTTTCACATCCAACTGAAGCATAAGCCATATTGCGCCAATGACCGTAAATATATTCGCAAATATCGTTGCCCCCACATTCGATATCATATCGTTAAGAGCTTCTTCATCATTCGTAACTCTCGTAACGAGTCTGCCTACCGGATTAAGGTCAAAGAATTTTATTTTTAGTTTTTGTAAATGCGAGAACAAAGCTACCCTGATGTCTCTTATTACGGATTGCGCAGTAAAAGCAATGGAATAATTCATTCCCCACGAAGAAAGCCCACCTGCAAAGAGAAAAGCCGCATAAATAAAGACCAGTTTTTTCAGTCCTTCAAAATCGCCGACCATTATGTATTTATCTATTGCGATTTTGGTAATATGTGGCAATACGAGCGCGACGGCAGTACTAATCAAAGATATGAAAACGGCAAACCAGAAAGTCCATTTATAAGGAGCCAGATAAGCGAAAAAACGATTTAAAAGTTTTATATCATACGACTTATCTATATCCTCATCACTATAAAAGTGCGAATGTCTGCTCATTTATTAAACTCCTGATATCTGAACAAGTGGAAATAAATTCCCTGCAAAGCAAGAAGTTCGTTATGGTTTCCTTTTTCTGTAATTTTGCCGTGTTCAAGAACTATTATCTTATCGGACTCCATAATGCTTCTTATGCGATGCGAAACAACGATTAATATTTTATCTTTCAAGGTATGTCTAAGGTTATGCAGAATTTCCATTTCTTTCTCTATGTCTATACTCGCGAGAGCGTTATCAATAATAAGAACATCCGGGTTAAGAAGCAAAGCTCTTGAGAGGGCAACTCTCTGGCACTGTCCTCCGGAGAGAGTAACGCCTCTTTCACCGATTACATCATAATAATTATTCGGAAAACTCATAATTTCATCGTGTATTTTGGCAATTTTTGCAACTGTTTGTACTTCTTCCAGAGTAGCATGAGGTTTACCAAAAGCTATATTGGCAAAAATCGTATCCGAGAACAAGAAAGAATCCTGGGGGACAAAAGAAACAACTTTTCTGAGATTATCGAACGGAATGTTTTTTAGGGATACGTCATTTAATTTGATTTCTCCTTTATCAGGGTCATACAGACGGGTTATAAGATTCAAAAATGTAGTTTTACCTGAACCGATTTTACCCGTTATACCGAGTGAATCGCCTGCGTTAAGAGATAGATTTATATTATCAAGGACATGTTTTTCTTTGTAATAGAAGTCAAGATTAACGATTTCAAGTTTTTTAACGTTAGAGATTGTTTTTATTTCCACCGGGTCTGAAGGAGCTTTTATTTCGGGCAAAGTATTTAATATTTCATTTATCCTGCTCATAGAAGCTGAACCGCGCTGGATTGTATTAAGTAAGAGTCCGATTGCTATTGTAGGCCAGATAAAAGTTGCGAGATAAGACATAAAAGCAACAAGGTCACCCATTGATATGGCGTGGGAAATAACGTATTTTCCCCCGACTAACAAGACAATAGCTGTTGAGATACTTGTAAAGAAGAATATCATAGGCGAAAATATGCTGTGAATTTGTGTAAGCCGCATATTTTTGTCCATATAATCCTGAGATTTATCCGTAAAATTAGATATTTCACCGTTTTCTTGATTAAAGACTTTTATTACTTTGATACCTTCAATGTTTTCTCTTGCATTAGCAGTAAGAGCGGAAAAAGAAGCTTGGACATTTTTAAATCTCGTATAAATTAATTTGCTAAATCTCATAATCATTATGGAAACAAAAGGCAGGGGAATAATTGCAAATAGAGTAAGTTTGACGGATATAAATAGCATAAAAGCAAGCGAAAATGGTCCCCATATAATAATATCAAGAAATTGAATCATACCGTGACCGAGAGTTTCCCTGATAGCATTGACATCATTAGTAGCATGAGCCATCAAGTCACCGATTTTGTGATTATTAAAGAATTTCATATCCATATTCTGGATATGGGCAAAAAGCTTATTACGGATTTGTTCTTCTATTTTCCTTGAAGTCCCTATGATGTAGTATCGCCAAAAGAACCTTAAAATAGAGACTACAATGGCCAGAGCGACAATTAATAACGCATAGCGAAACAAATCGGTTTTGGTTATAGTGCCTTTGGTTATGCCGT
Above is a window of bacterium DNA encoding:
- a CDS encoding ABC transporter ATP-binding protein; its protein translation is MSRHSHFYSDEDIDKSYDIKLLNRFFAYLAPYKWTFWFAVFISLISTAVALVLPHITKIAIDKYIMVGDFEGLKKLVFIYAAFLFAGGLSSWGMNYSIAFTAQSVIRDIRVALFSHLQKLKIKFFDLNPVGRLVTRVTNDEEALNDMISNVGATIFANIFTVIGAIWLMLQLDVKVSLITFLVIPPLVISLNLFRIRAKKAYRTVRKWLAQINVLLSEYFEGMKTTKLFNREQENCHKFTAVNKEYYNSNMKQVIVYGTFMPITELLLSVGTALIIWWGGGEALQSKITIGTLVAFTSYIRLLFQPIIDFSHKLDTVQSSLAAAERIFLLMDTKDFEYDDEKAVSQHLKTKGEIEFKNVWFSYEDTPNPENWVLKDINLRIKPGERIAVVGPTGAGKTSIIGLIVKFYTPQKGEILIDGIPIQNIKHAELRSKLALVTQDSYIFSGTIRDNIKLRDSKVTEEEIQRAAEITNVTKFIDKMPGKYDEEIKERGTNLSSGERQLLTFARAIAVNPSILILDEATREVDSLTEGLIQDATHKLLENRTAIVVAHRLSTIKNVDRIIVISDGKIIENGTHEELIKNDGFYAVLYNLQYT
- a CDS encoding ABC transporter ATP-binding protein, yielding MNSFKSLYRCYSPYKNRLWIGIVALFLVDIFHLFIPRIIKYAIDGITKGTITKTDLFRYALLIVALAIVVSILRFFWRYYIIGTSRKIEEQIRNKLFAHIQNMDMKFFNNHKIGDLMAHATNDVNAIRETLGHGMIQFLDIIIWGPFSLAFMLFISVKLTLFAIIPLPFVSIMIMRFSKLIYTRFKNVQASFSALTANARENIEGIKVIKVFNQENGEISNFTDKSQDYMDKNMRLTQIHSIFSPMIFFFTSISTAIVLLVGGKYVISHAISMGDLVAFMSYLATFIWPTIAIGLLLNTIQRGSASMSRINEILNTLPEIKAPSDPVEIKTISNVKKLEIVNLDFYYKEKHVLDNINLSLNAGDSLGITGKIGSGKTTFLNLITRLYDPDKGEIKLNDVSLKNIPFDNLRKVVSFVPQDSFLFSDTIFANIAFGKPHATLEEVQTVAKIAKIHDEIMSFPNNYYDVIGERGVTLSGGQCQRVALSRALLLNPDVLIIDNALASIDIEKEMEILHNLRHTLKDKILIVVSHRIRSIMESDKIIVLEHGKITEKGNHNELLALQGIYFHLFRYQEFNK